One window from the genome of Helicobacter pylori encodes:
- the hopJ gene encoding Hop family outer membrane protein HopJ/HopK produces MQKTLFSFLSLSLFLSFGIAEENGAYASVGFEYSISHAVEHNNPFLNQERIQIISNAQNKIYKLNQVKNEITNMQNTFNYINNALKNNSKLTPTEMQAEQYYLQSTLQNIEKIVMLSGGVASNPQLAQALEKMQEPITNPLELAENLKNLELQFAQSQNRMLSSLSSQIAAISNSLNALDPSSYSKNISSMYGVSLSVGYKHFFSKKKNQGFRYYLFYDYGYTNFGFVGNGFDGLGKMNNHLYGLGIDYLYNFIDNAKKHSSVGFYIGFALAGSSWVGSGLGMWVSQRDFINNYLTGYQAKMHTSFFQIPLNFGVRVNVNRHNGFEMGLKIPLAVNSFYETHGKGLNASLFFKRLVMFNVSYVYSF; encoded by the coding sequence ATGCAAAAAACCTTATTTTCTTTTTTATCTTTATCTTTATTTTTATCTTTTGGTATCGCTGAAGAAAATGGGGCGTATGCGAGCGTGGGGTTTGAATATTCCATTAGTCATGCTGTTGAGCATAATAACCCTTTTTTGAATCAAGAACGCATCCAAATCATTTCTAACGCTCAAAACAAAATCTACAAACTCAATCAAGTTAAAAATGAAATCACAAACATGCAAAACACCTTTAATTACATCAACAACGCTTTAAAAAACAACTCCAAATTAACCCCCACTGAAATGCAAGCCGAGCAATACTACCTCCAATCCACCCTTCAAAACATTGAAAAAATAGTCATGCTTAGTGGGGGCGTTGCATCTAACCCCCAATTAGCCCAAGCGTTGGAAAAAATGCAAGAACCCATTACTAACCCTTTAGAATTAGCAGAAAACTTAAAAAATTTAGAATTGCAATTCGCTCAATCTCAAAACCGCATGCTTTCTTCTTTGTCTTCTCAGATCGCTGCAATTTCAAATTCTTTGAACGCGCTGGATCCTAGCTCTTATTCTAAAAACATTTCAAGCATGTATGGGGTGAGTTTGAGCGTAGGGTATAAGCATTTCTTTAGCAAGAAAAAAAATCAAGGGTTTCGCTATTACCTGTTCTATGACTATGGTTACACTAATTTTGGTTTTGTGGGTAATGGCTTTGATGGTTTAGGCAAAATGAATAACCATCTCTATGGGCTTGGAATAGACTATCTTTATAATTTCATTGATAACGCAAAAAAACATTCGAGCGTGGGTTTTTATATAGGCTTTGCTTTAGCGGGGAGTTCGTGGGTAGGGAGTGGTTTAGGCATGTGGGTGAGTCAAAGGGATTTTATCAACAATTATTTGACGGGTTATCAAGCTAAAATGCACACGAGTTTTTTTCAAATCCCTTTGAATTTTGGGGTTCGTGTGAATGTTAATAGGCACAATGGCTTTGAAATGGGCTTGAAAATCCCTTTAGCAGTCAATTCCTTTTATGAAACGCATGGCAAAGGGTTAAACGCTTCCCTCTTTTTCAAACGCCTTGTCATGTTTAATGTGAGTTATGTTTATAGTTTTTAG